In the genome of Bryobacteraceae bacterium, one region contains:
- a CDS encoding TrpB-like pyridoxal phosphate-dependent enzyme, with product MIPSHWYNILADLPTPPAPVLHPGTLQAVGPDDLAPLFPMSLIAQEVSTERYIEIPAPVADVYGQWRPTPLRRARRLEKALDTPAHIYYKYEGVSPTGSHKPNTAVPQAFYNKESGISRIVTETGAGQWGSSLAYAGALLGVEVRVFMVRVSYNQKPYRRALMEAFGASCIASPSEETAAGRAILAGRPDHPGSLGIAISEAVEQAAQRDDTKYALGSVLNHVLLHQTVVGQESLEQMAQHGEDPDILVACTGGGSNFAGLVFPFLGAQLRGGRERRIVAVEPAACPTLTRGRFAYDFGDTSHLTPLVRMHTLGSTFTPPGFHAGGLRYHGMAPLVSHLLHLGLVEARSYHQRACFDAGIQFARTEGILPAPEANHAVRGAIDEALRCKEEGSAKVILFNLCGHGHFDMQAYIDYHAGNLIDQDYDEAELAMALAGLPSVPA from the coding sequence ATGATTCCCAGCCATTGGTACAACATCCTCGCCGATCTTCCCACGCCACCGGCTCCCGTGCTGCACCCCGGAACGCTGCAGGCGGTGGGACCGGACGACCTCGCGCCGCTATTTCCGATGTCGCTGATCGCGCAGGAGGTCTCCACGGAACGCTACATCGAGATTCCGGCGCCGGTGGCCGACGTCTACGGGCAATGGCGCCCAACGCCGCTGCGCCGCGCCCGGCGGTTGGAAAAGGCGCTCGACACTCCGGCTCACATCTACTACAAGTACGAAGGCGTGAGCCCGACCGGCAGCCACAAGCCGAACACCGCCGTTCCGCAGGCGTTCTACAACAAGGAATCCGGCATCTCGAGGATCGTCACCGAGACGGGCGCCGGGCAGTGGGGCTCGTCGCTCGCCTACGCGGGCGCGCTGCTCGGCGTGGAGGTGCGCGTATTCATGGTGCGCGTCTCCTATAACCAGAAGCCGTACCGCCGCGCCCTCATGGAAGCGTTCGGCGCGAGCTGCATCGCCTCACCATCCGAGGAGACCGCGGCCGGCCGCGCGATCCTTGCCGGACGCCCGGACCACCCCGGGAGCCTCGGCATCGCGATCTCGGAGGCCGTGGAACAGGCGGCGCAGCGCGACGACACGAAGTACGCGCTGGGTTCGGTTTTGAATCACGTCCTGCTACATCAGACCGTAGTTGGCCAGGAGTCGCTCGAGCAGATGGCCCAGCACGGGGAAGACCCGGACATCCTCGTCGCCTGCACGGGCGGCGGATCGAACTTCGCCGGCTTGGTGTTTCCGTTCCTCGGCGCGCAGCTTCGAGGCGGCCGCGAGCGGCGGATTGTCGCCGTGGAACCGGCCGCGTGTCCGACTCTGACCCGGGGCCGGTTCGCCTACGACTTCGGAGACACGTCGCACCTGACGCCGCTGGTGCGGATGCATACGCTCGGCTCAACGTTTACCCCGCCCGGATTTCACGCCGGAGGTCTGCGCTATCACGGGATGGCGCCGTTGGTAAGCCATTTGCTGCATCTTGGCTTGGTGGAGGCACGATCGTACCACCAGCGCGCCTGCTTCGATGCAGGGATCCAGTTCGCGCGCACCGAAGGGATTTTACCCGCGCCGGAGGCCAACCACGCCGTCCGCGGGGCCATCGACGAAGCGCTCCGGTGCAAAGAGGAGGGCTCCGCGAAGGTGATTCTGTTCAACCTGTGCGGGCACGGCCATTTCGACATGCAGGCTTATATCGACTACCACGCCGGCAACTTGATCGACCAGGACTACGACGAAGCAGAACTCGCGATGGCGCTTGCCGGGTTGCCTTCGGTCCCGGCATAG
- a CDS encoding EAL domain-containing protein: MTDPIKLLVVDDEPHNREILARRLERAGYAVEAAPGGQEALEWLDRHAADMVLLDYMMPGMNGFELLKLLRGTYSPAELPVIIVTAINDSDSVVEALELGANDFIAKPIDFPVALARIQSHLRQGSGRQKRKRDKAEHGQWDWDLGARRGTLCEDAWNRLGYDVDHARPAAWPDLLHPADRTGFDRLIEEAILGRRGELMFESRFRHRNGSFRWLLSRGMVEHDDRGGPARAWATLIDITDAKNADPVTGLANRLHMADMVARRLAEVPELGPFAVLTLNLERFRLLDHTLGDRAAELLLREIARRISTGVRGSGGGRPEDKVARLDSDRFGILLAQVDCEEKALSVARRVQRDLQTPFDLEGTEFFSACGVGVVVAGDQYQSSEEVIRDAELALNRAHVGDGGRCAVFRPMMRSWAMERLRIETELRRALELEQFAIYYQPRIDLSNDTVAGFEALLRWNHPERGLVLPSEFIPVLEETGLILPIGKWVIRTACRDLRQWQEAFPASWLEVSVNVSVNQLRAELREEVRIALEETGLDPACLQLEITESVLMSDVEGARAIFEGVKRMGVGLKIDDFGTGYSSLSYLARLPFDWLKIDRSFTRELCETGHSLELTRTMIGLASGLGMNVVAEGIESAAQAEKLKALGCRFGQGYLFAKPMPPQGVIEYLRERT, from the coding sequence ATGACCGATCCGATCAAACTACTGGTGGTCGACGACGAGCCTCATAACCGCGAGATCCTGGCTCGAAGGCTGGAGCGGGCAGGCTACGCCGTAGAAGCCGCGCCGGGCGGCCAGGAAGCGCTCGAGTGGCTGGACCGGCATGCGGCGGACATGGTGTTGCTCGACTATATGATGCCCGGAATGAACGGCTTCGAGTTGCTCAAGCTGCTCCGGGGAACTTACTCGCCGGCGGAGCTCCCGGTGATTATCGTTACCGCGATCAACGATAGCGATTCCGTGGTGGAAGCGCTCGAGTTGGGAGCGAACGACTTCATCGCGAAGCCGATTGACTTTCCCGTTGCGCTGGCGCGGATCCAGTCTCACTTGCGCCAGGGCTCTGGCCGCCAAAAGCGGAAAAGGGATAAGGCCGAACACGGCCAATGGGACTGGGATCTCGGCGCCCGCCGCGGTACGCTTTGTGAAGATGCGTGGAACCGGCTGGGCTACGATGTCGACCACGCGCGTCCGGCCGCGTGGCCAGATCTGTTGCACCCGGCGGACCGCACTGGATTCGATCGCCTGATCGAAGAGGCCATCCTCGGCAGGCGCGGCGAGCTCATGTTCGAGTCCCGCTTTCGTCACCGTAACGGGAGCTTCCGCTGGCTGCTCAGCCGCGGAATGGTGGAGCACGACGATCGCGGCGGCCCGGCTCGCGCCTGGGCGACCCTGATCGACATTACCGATGCGAAGAACGCAGACCCGGTCACCGGTCTGGCGAACCGGTTGCACATGGCGGACATGGTCGCCCGCCGCCTCGCCGAGGTGCCTGAACTCGGTCCGTTCGCGGTGCTCACGTTGAATCTCGAAAGGTTCCGGCTGCTCGACCATACGCTGGGAGACAGGGCGGCCGAGCTCCTGCTGCGCGAAATTGCCCGCCGCATCAGCACGGGAGTTCGCGGATCGGGCGGGGGTCGCCCGGAAGACAAAGTCGCGCGACTGGACAGTGACAGGTTCGGCATTCTGCTCGCCCAGGTGGATTGCGAGGAGAAAGCGCTTAGCGTCGCCCGGCGAGTGCAGCGCGACCTCCAGACGCCGTTCGATCTCGAAGGCACGGAATTCTTCTCCGCCTGCGGAGTCGGAGTCGTCGTCGCCGGCGACCAGTATCAGTCCTCCGAGGAAGTGATTCGCGATGCTGAGTTGGCGCTCAACCGCGCACACGTCGGGGATGGGGGCCGCTGTGCCGTCTTCCGTCCGATGATGCGTAGTTGGGCGATGGAGCGGCTCAGGATCGAAACCGAACTGCGCCGGGCGCTCGAACTCGAGCAGTTCGCGATCTACTACCAGCCGCGCATTGATCTCTCCAACGATACCGTCGCCGGGTTCGAAGCCCTCTTGCGCTGGAATCACCCTGAGCGCGGCCTGGTTCTCCCGTCGGAGTTTATCCCTGTCCTCGAGGAAACCGGGCTGATTCTGCCCATTGGGAAGTGGGTGATCCGGACCGCATGCCGCGATCTGCGGCAGTGGCAGGAGGCCTTTCCGGCGAGCTGGCTCGAAGTCAGCGTAAACGTGTCCGTGAATCAACTGCGCGCGGAACTGCGGGAAGAGGTTCGGATCGCCCTCGAGGAAACCGGGCTCGATCCGGCGTGTCTCCAATTGGAAATCACCGAGTCCGTCCTGATGTCCGACGTGGAGGGCGCGCGGGCGATTTTCGAGGGCGTCAAACGCATGGGCGTCGGCCTCAAGATCGACGACTTCGGAACCGGCTACTCCTCGCTCAGCTATCTCGCCCGCCTGCCGTTTGACTGGCTGAAGATCGACCGTTCCTTCACACGGGAACTCTGCGAAACCGGCCACTCGCTGGAACTCACCCGCACGATGATCGGTCTCGCCTCCGGCCTCGGCATGAACGTCGTCGCCGAAGGCATCGAGTCCGCCGCGCAGGCTGAGAAGCTGAAAGCCCTCGGGTGCCGTTTCGGTCAGGGCTATCTCTTCGCGAAGCCCATGCCGCCGCAGGGCGTCATTGAATACCTGCGAGAGCGAACCTGA
- a CDS encoding PQQ-dependent dehydrogenase, methanol/ethanol family encodes MIRSIIRAAALLSLAVPAAPQPITHGDLMNAAKDTSAWLSYGRDFHAQRYVELNQITTANVKRLRPAWVFATGGENRGLQATPLLYKGTLYLSADGSRVFAIDARTGARKWMYDPKPQAEAERVYCCGIINRGVAMLGEYVYVGTIDARLVALHRETGEVAWESKVADWQKGYSITGAPLALKDMVLTGVAGGEFGIRGFVKAFDAKTGEERWTTYTIPGPGEPGNETWPGETWKNGGGPTWTTGAFDPALNLVYWNTGNAGPWNCQVRKGDNKWTAATIAMNADTGKIEWGFQYTPWDCWDYDAVSTPVLADVTLPKHGPVKALFHHDKNGFFYALDRTSGKFLYGDAIVPNITWASGLDPETGRPKVNPAMIATTGGPEVGPIIPSLEGAIDWQPLAYDPSLRYLFFMSNQWAMGYKFWELDKLTKPMNGEWYLGADYQQYMSSNNPGNFVAYDVVNRKVVWRSVSPAPFWAGAVATSSGLVFTGDMRGYFMAFEALTGKVLWRFQTGSGIAGSPITYQLDGVQYVAAPSGGIGGDMTFYYKEPRAGNLWVFALDGGPDHTPPDSSNLMTIKGRLPRVGQPGSTLGGRVLPGYGFPATEGGAPIPGEEPLPQPTGAAAPAGDSDSAGAANPLLGNADAIAAGESLYRSRCFGCHGANGGNAPRLFRTRLTPGSFADVVNKGRPGTAMPRFSGLLSTDEIWQIHALLVSRDRL; translated from the coding sequence ATGATTCGCTCAATCATTCGCGCCGCCGCCCTGTTGTCGCTCGCCGTCCCGGCGGCGCCACAGCCAATAACGCATGGCGATCTCATGAACGCCGCCAAGGACACCTCCGCGTGGCTTTCCTACGGGCGAGACTTCCACGCGCAGCGCTACGTGGAGCTGAACCAGATCACCACGGCGAACGTGAAGCGCCTGCGCCCGGCATGGGTCTTCGCCACAGGCGGCGAGAATCGCGGCCTGCAGGCAACGCCGCTCCTGTACAAAGGCACGCTTTACCTGTCCGCCGACGGCTCTCGCGTTTTCGCGATCGACGCGCGAACCGGAGCGCGCAAGTGGATGTACGACCCCAAGCCCCAGGCTGAGGCGGAACGCGTTTACTGTTGCGGCATCATCAACCGCGGCGTGGCGATGCTCGGCGAGTACGTCTATGTCGGCACGATCGACGCGCGGCTGGTGGCGCTGCACCGCGAGACGGGCGAAGTGGCGTGGGAGAGCAAGGTGGCGGACTGGCAAAAAGGTTACTCCATCACCGGGGCTCCGCTCGCATTGAAGGATATGGTGCTCACGGGCGTGGCCGGCGGCGAGTTCGGCATCCGGGGGTTCGTAAAGGCGTTCGACGCCAAGACGGGCGAGGAACGCTGGACCACCTACACCATCCCCGGCCCGGGCGAGCCCGGCAACGAGACATGGCCCGGCGAGACATGGAAGAACGGCGGCGGGCCTACGTGGACCACCGGCGCCTTTGACCCCGCGCTTAATCTCGTCTACTGGAACACCGGAAACGCGGGCCCGTGGAACTGCCAGGTGCGGAAGGGCGACAACAAGTGGACCGCGGCCACCATCGCGATGAACGCCGATACCGGCAAGATCGAGTGGGGCTTTCAGTACACGCCATGGGATTGCTGGGACTACGACGCCGTCTCGACGCCCGTGCTGGCCGACGTGACGCTTCCCAAGCACGGCCCGGTAAAGGCGCTTTTCCATCACGACAAGAACGGCTTCTTCTACGCGCTCGATCGCACCAGCGGCAAGTTCCTATACGGGGACGCCATCGTTCCCAACATTACCTGGGCCTCCGGGCTCGATCCTGAAACCGGACGCCCGAAGGTGAACCCGGCAATGATCGCCACCACCGGCGGCCCCGAAGTGGGGCCGATCATCCCGAGCCTGGAGGGCGCCATCGACTGGCAGCCGCTCGCCTACGATCCGAGTCTCCGCTATCTCTTCTTCATGTCGAACCAATGGGCCATGGGCTACAAGTTCTGGGAACTGGACAAGCTCACCAAGCCAATGAACGGCGAGTGGTATCTGGGCGCCGACTACCAGCAGTACATGAGCAGCAACAATCCCGGCAACTTCGTCGCCTACGACGTGGTGAACCGGAAGGTGGTCTGGCGATCCGTCAGTCCCGCGCCGTTCTGGGCGGGCGCCGTGGCCACTTCTTCCGGCCTTGTCTTCACCGGCGACATGCGCGGATACTTCATGGCGTTCGAGGCTCTCACGGGCAAGGTCCTCTGGCGCTTTCAAACCGGCAGCGGGATCGCCGGCAGCCCGATCACGTATCAACTCGACGGCGTGCAATACGTCGCGGCGCCCTCGGGCGGCATCGGCGGCGACATGACGTTCTACTACAAAGAGCCGCGAGCGGGGAATCTCTGGGTCTTCGCGCTCGACGGCGGTCCGGATCACACGCCGCCGGATAGCTCGAACCTAATGACGATCAAAGGCCGGCTGCCGCGAGTCGGCCAGCCGGGTTCCACCCTCGGCGGCCGCGTCTTGCCGGGCTACGGCTTCCCCGCGACCGAGGGCGGCGCGCCGATTCCGGGCGAGGAGCCCCTTCCGCAGCCCACCGGAGCAGCCGCCCCGGCCGGCGATAGCGACTCGGCGGGCGCCGCGAATCCGTTGCTTGGCAACGCCGACGCAATTGCCGCCGGCGAGTCTCTGTACCGGTCACGCTGCTTCGGCTGCCACGGCGCAAATGGCGGAAACGCGCCGCGCTTGTTCCGGACGCGCCTGACCCCGGGTTCGTTCGCCGACGTGGTCAACAAGGGGCGCCCGGGCACAGCGATGCCTCGATTTTCCGGACTGCTTTCAACTGATGAGATCTGGCAAATCCACGCGCTGCTGGTGTCGCGCGATCGCCTCTGA
- a CDS encoding SMP-30/gluconolactonase/LRE family protein, producing the protein MRVYFICFLMAIPAVAQDFSDIKVEKVAAGYTFTEGPVYAREGFLLWSDVPNNRIWKLAPGEKAAVFRENSNGTNGNTYDAKGNLYSCENRLHRVIRTDKKGKIEVVADRFEGKRLNAPNDITVRRDGHVYFTDPAFGDAQNQGRELDFYGIYHVPPKGPIELIAKPKGRPNGVVLSPDGKTLYVDNSDDRAVYAYDLDRNGKATNERVLVSGIDGSPDGMAIDEKGNLYVTANKVDIYSPEGKLIHQIEIAEMPRNCAFGDPDFQTLYVTALTSVYRIRMPVKGAVPY; encoded by the coding sequence GTGCGGGTGTATTTTATTTGCTTCCTGATGGCCATCCCGGCCGTGGCGCAGGACTTCTCCGACATAAAAGTCGAAAAGGTCGCCGCCGGTTATACGTTCACCGAAGGACCGGTCTACGCGCGCGAAGGGTTCCTGCTCTGGAGCGACGTCCCCAACAACCGAATCTGGAAACTCGCGCCGGGCGAAAAGGCGGCTGTCTTCCGGGAGAACTCGAACGGCACGAACGGCAATACCTACGACGCCAAGGGGAACCTCTATTCCTGCGAGAACCGGCTGCACCGCGTCATCCGCACCGACAAGAAAGGCAAGATCGAGGTCGTCGCCGATCGTTTCGAGGGCAAACGCCTCAACGCGCCGAACGACATCACCGTACGCCGAGACGGCCACGTTTACTTTACAGACCCGGCTTTCGGCGACGCGCAGAACCAAGGCCGCGAGCTGGATTTCTACGGCATCTACCACGTTCCGCCCAAGGGCCCCATCGAGCTGATCGCCAAGCCGAAAGGGAGGCCGAACGGAGTCGTACTTTCACCGGACGGCAAGACGCTCTACGTCGATAACTCCGACGATCGTGCTGTTTATGCCTACGATCTGGACCGCAACGGCAAGGCCACCAACGAACGCGTTCTGGTTTCCGGTATCGACGGTTCGCCCGACGGCATGGCCATCGACGAGAAGGGAAACCTCTACGTCACCGCCAACAAGGTCGACATCTACTCGCCCGAAGGGAAGCTCATCCATCAGATTGAGATCGCCGAGATGCCGCGCAACTGCGCTTTCGGCGACCCGGACTTTCAGACGCTTTACGTCACCGCGCTCACCTCGGTCTACCGGATTCGCATGCCCGTCAAAGGAGCCGTCCCGTATTAG
- a CDS encoding PQQ-binding-like beta-propeller repeat protein: MRTLVAALALAGATAGQVRYEQVVASPGADWLTYSGDYRSTRHSPLKQITSANAKRLVAKWVHHIDDARRLSGSPLIHDGVMYVTDTNRTLAIDASSGRRIWDYKADGVKSSRVARGVAILGDRVFMVTTDAHLVALNRSTGGVIFDREYASAKDGYFTTVAPLALKDAILVGVGGGGSGQRGFVAALSPETGDEKWRFWTVPAKGEPGSETWGGFPTEWSGAPTWTTGSYDPELNLVYWPTGNPWPDFYGGDRKGDNLYSDSIVALDGDTGKLKWYFQFTPHDVWDWDANEPPVLVDANFRGAARKLLLQANRNGFYYVLDRTTGAFLHGKPFVKRLDWATGLDDRGRPILVAGKTPLPGGTRVCPSVRGATNWMSPTYDASTGLFYVVTLEQCDLVFASAKDPVPSSGFRGTGNEGIPTEPGRFFLRALDAMSGQIRWEYPMPGPGTMWSGTVSTAGGVVFTGDDSGNLVALDSATGKDLWHFSTGHTLYASPVTFEAGGKQYVTIAAESDVFTFGLFEEY; encoded by the coding sequence ATGAGGACGCTCGTCGCCGCCCTCGCGCTCGCTGGCGCCACTGCCGGCCAGGTGCGCTACGAACAGGTTGTCGCAAGCCCCGGCGCCGACTGGCTGACTTACTCGGGCGACTATCGCTCCACGCGCCATAGCCCCCTGAAGCAGATCACCAGCGCCAACGCGAAGCGCCTCGTCGCCAAGTGGGTGCACCATATCGACGACGCGCGCCGCCTTTCCGGATCGCCGCTCATCCACGACGGTGTCATGTACGTCACCGACACCAACCGGACCCTCGCCATCGACGCTAGCAGCGGCCGCCGGATCTGGGACTACAAGGCCGACGGCGTAAAAAGCAGCCGGGTGGCGCGCGGCGTCGCCATCCTCGGCGACCGCGTCTTCATGGTCACCACGGACGCGCACCTGGTGGCGCTCAATCGCTCCACTGGCGGCGTGATCTTCGATCGAGAGTATGCCTCGGCCAAGGATGGCTACTTCACCACCGTCGCGCCGCTGGCGCTGAAGGACGCGATTCTGGTCGGCGTCGGTGGAGGCGGCAGCGGGCAGCGCGGGTTCGTCGCCGCGCTGTCGCCGGAAACCGGTGATGAAAAATGGCGCTTCTGGACTGTTCCGGCCAAGGGCGAACCCGGCTCGGAAACCTGGGGCGGATTTCCCACGGAATGGTCCGGCGCGCCCACGTGGACCACCGGCTCCTATGATCCCGAACTGAACCTCGTCTATTGGCCTACCGGCAACCCCTGGCCCGATTTCTACGGCGGCGACCGAAAGGGCGACAATCTTTACTCGGATAGCATCGTCGCCCTCGACGGCGACACTGGAAAGCTCAAGTGGTACTTTCAATTCACCCCCCACGATGTTTGGGATTGGGACGCGAACGAACCACCCGTGCTGGTAGACGCGAATTTCCGAGGCGCTGCGCGCAAGCTGCTTCTCCAGGCCAATCGCAACGGCTTCTACTACGTGCTCGACCGTACAACAGGGGCGTTCCTCCACGGCAAGCCGTTCGTGAAGCGACTGGATTGGGCCACCGGGCTCGACGACCGCGGCCGTCCGATACTGGTTGCCGGTAAGACGCCGCTGCCGGGCGGGACCAGGGTGTGCCCTTCGGTGCGTGGCGCCACCAACTGGATGTCGCCCACCTACGATGCCTCCACCGGCCTGTTCTACGTCGTCACCCTTGAGCAGTGCGATCTGGTCTTCGCCTCGGCCAAAGACCCTGTGCCATCGTCGGGTTTCCGGGGCACCGGCAACGAAGGCATTCCCACCGAGCCCGGCCGTTTCTTCCTTCGGGCCCTCGACGCGATGAGCGGCCAGATCCGCTGGGAGTACCCGATGCCCGGACCAGGCACGATGTGGTCCGGCACGGTATCGACGGCTGGAGGGGTGGTCTTCACCGGAGACGACAGTGGGAATCTCGTTGCGCTCGATTCGGCAACAGGCAAGGACTTGTGGCACTTCTCCACCGGCCACACCCTCTATGCTTCGCCGGTGACCTTCGAAGCAGGCGGCAAACAGTACGTCACCATCGCGGCTGAGAGCGATGTCTTTACGTTCGGGCTGTTCGAGGAGTACTAG
- a CDS encoding c-type cytochrome yields the protein MQVDAISRAGMGALLLAAAVLAQQKNPFGMQPDAVARGRETYLGACSACHGITGQGGQGPNLVSGRRVSRMSDAQLFGSIKNGVRGTDMPPFPLPDENVWRLVSFLRSMSVPAIRANLGGSAESGRGLFYGKAGCAGCHAIGGRGGSLGPDLTNAGAARTASELRESLVEPSARIVRGFEAITVFTASGAEVRGVARNRDNYSIQLLDRAGKLHLFHRGDWRDVKEGAGSLMPGDYASRLGKSELDDLLAFLARQSIRKEPL from the coding sequence ATGCAAGTAGACGCTATTTCTCGCGCCGGCATGGGGGCTCTGCTCCTCGCCGCCGCCGTGCTCGCGCAGCAAAAGAATCCGTTCGGGATGCAGCCGGACGCAGTCGCCAGGGGCCGCGAGACCTACCTCGGCGCGTGCAGCGCCTGTCATGGGATCACCGGGCAGGGAGGCCAAGGACCGAACCTGGTCTCCGGGCGCCGTGTGAGCCGGATGAGCGATGCCCAACTGTTCGGGTCCATCAAGAACGGTGTCCGCGGCACCGACATGCCGCCGTTTCCCCTGCCCGACGAGAACGTCTGGCGGCTGGTGAGCTTCCTGCGCAGCATGAGCGTGCCGGCCATCCGCGCCAATCTCGGCGGCAGCGCCGAATCCGGTCGTGGCCTCTTCTACGGGAAGGCCGGTTGCGCCGGATGCCACGCCATCGGAGGTCGCGGCGGCTCGCTCGGCCCTGACCTCACAAACGCCGGCGCCGCGCGAACCGCCTCCGAGCTTCGTGAATCGCTCGTTGAACCCAGCGCGCGTATTGTTCGAGGCTTTGAAGCGATCACGGTCTTCACCGCTTCTGGCGCTGAAGTAAGAGGCGTCGCACGAAACCGGGACAACTACTCAATCCAGCTCCTGGACCGCGCGGGAAAGCTGCACCTGTTCCATCGGGGCGACTGGCGCGACGTGAAAGAGGGCGCGGGTTCGCTGATGCCGGGCGACTATGCGTCGCGCCTCGGCAAGTCCGAATTGGATGACCTGCTCGCGTTCCTGGCGCGCCAGTCCATCCGAAAGGAGCCGCTATGA